From the genome of Nocardia sp. NBC_01503, one region includes:
- a CDS encoding type II toxin-antitoxin system VapC family toxin, whose amino-acid sequence MLLLDSQTALWLLDDNPRLGAKARAMISSATEVYVSAATIWELTIKAMLGKLTLPPQFTEAITDQGLAVLDITGEHAEGLRDFPELVRHDPFDRLIVAQAYSERLRLLTADGVLLGLNRRFIVDSTR is encoded by the coding sequence CTTGACAGCCAGACAGCGTTGTGGCTGCTGGACGACAACCCACGATTGGGTGCCAAGGCTCGTGCGATGATTTCGTCCGCGACCGAGGTGTACGTCTCCGCGGCGACGATCTGGGAGCTCACCATCAAGGCGATGCTCGGCAAACTGACGCTGCCGCCGCAATTCACCGAAGCGATCACTGATCAAGGACTGGCTGTGCTCGACATCACCGGCGAGCACGCGGAGGGACTCCGTGACTTTCCCGAACTCGTGCGCCACGATCCCTTCGACCGTTTGATCGTGGCGCAGGCGTACTCCGAGAGATTGCGGTTGCTGACCGCGGATGGTGTGCTGCTGGGCCTGAATCGCAGGTTCATCGTCGATTCCACCAGGTAG
- a CDS encoding cation diffusion facilitator family transporter, protein MASGSRQAVLAAFAADVGITLAKFVGAAITGSGSMLAEAAHSLADSANQGLLLIGRKRSQQEPDQLHPFGYGRNRYFYAFVVALVIFSVGSLYSIQEGIAKIVHREQVEDAWIAIAILVVALVLESFSLRTATRASTPLKGRNSWWRFIRTTRNPELPVVLLEDSGALIGLALAFLGVGLTALTGDAIWDGIGTIAIGVLLGCIAVVLIIEMQSLLIGEGATPDEVGRIRAALVDGERVNRVLNLKTQYLAPNDLLVAAKVSMTPGMDITAAALALDDAEARVREAVPAAGNVYIEPDLYRTKQ, encoded by the coding sequence ATGGCGTCCGGCAGCAGACAAGCGGTTCTCGCGGCATTCGCGGCGGATGTCGGTATCACCCTCGCCAAATTCGTCGGCGCGGCGATCACCGGCTCGGGATCCATGCTGGCCGAGGCGGCACACTCGCTGGCGGACAGCGCCAATCAGGGACTCCTGCTGATCGGCCGCAAACGCTCCCAGCAGGAACCGGATCAGTTGCACCCCTTCGGATATGGGCGCAACCGCTACTTCTACGCCTTCGTGGTCGCGCTGGTCATCTTCAGCGTCGGATCGCTGTACTCGATCCAGGAGGGCATCGCCAAGATCGTGCATCGCGAGCAGGTCGAGGACGCCTGGATCGCCATCGCCATTCTGGTGGTCGCGTTGGTGCTGGAATCCTTCAGCCTGCGCACCGCGACCCGCGCCTCCACGCCCCTCAAGGGCCGCAACAGTTGGTGGCGCTTCATTCGCACCACCCGCAATCCGGAGCTTCCCGTTGTGCTGCTGGAGGATTCGGGCGCGCTCATCGGCCTGGCACTGGCCTTCCTCGGTGTCGGCCTGACCGCCCTGACCGGCGACGCGATCTGGGATGGTATCGGCACCATCGCCATCGGCGTGCTGCTGGGCTGTATCGCCGTGGTGCTGATCATCGAAATGCAGAGCCTGCTCATCGGCGAGGGCGCGACCCCCGACGAGGTGGGGCGCATCCGAGCGGCGCTGGTGGACGGTGAGCGGGTGAACCGCGTGCTCAACCTCAAAACCCAGTACCTGGCCCCCAATGATCTGCTGGTCGCCGCCAAGGTCTCGATGACTCCCGGTATGGACATCACCGCGGCGGCCCTCGCCCTGGACGACGCCGAAGCCCGTGTGCGCGAAGCGGTTCCGGCCGCGGGAAACGTCTACATCGAACCCGACCTCTACCGCACCAAGCAATAG
- the manA gene encoding mannose-6-phosphate isomerase, class I → MHELVGALRSYAWGSRTALAQLCGRPVPSAHPEAELWFGAHPADPAQVRINGHSQSLLEVVNTDPQRELGAVAGEFGGRLPFLLKILAAEEPLSLQAHPSLEQARHGFQRENNAGVPIDSPMRNYRDENHKPELVVALERFEALAGFREPVKTVRLLHALEVPELESYADLLGAQPDSAGLRTLFTTWIALPQTSLSKLLPKVLDGCVRYLSERDARTNGAGKEFIAEVRTVLELAEAYPGDAGTLAALLLNRITLEPGEGLFLAAGNLHAYLRGVGVEIMANSDNVLRGGLTPKHVDVPELLRVLDFEPLDLPIIEPEALGEGIFQYHTPAPEFALSRFELLADADPIVIPHTGPGIALCTHGTIRFFQGRDELRVECGHAAWISAADGAIRAQAIDGPAQLFCATVDED, encoded by the coding sequence GTGCACGAACTCGTTGGTGCGCTGCGATCCTATGCCTGGGGTTCACGCACCGCGCTCGCTCAGCTGTGCGGGCGACCGGTTCCTTCCGCGCATCCGGAGGCAGAACTCTGGTTCGGCGCTCATCCCGCAGATCCCGCACAGGTGCGGATCAACGGGCACAGCCAATCACTACTCGAGGTGGTCAATACCGACCCGCAGCGCGAACTCGGCGCTGTCGCGGGCGAATTCGGCGGGCGACTGCCCTTCCTGCTGAAGATCCTCGCCGCCGAGGAGCCGCTCTCGCTGCAGGCGCATCCGAGCCTGGAGCAGGCCCGGCACGGCTTCCAGCGCGAGAACAACGCCGGGGTGCCGATCGATTCGCCGATGCGGAACTATCGGGACGAGAACCATAAGCCCGAACTCGTGGTGGCCTTGGAGCGGTTCGAGGCGCTGGCCGGATTCCGGGAACCGGTGAAAACGGTGCGGCTGCTGCACGCGCTCGAGGTACCCGAACTGGAGTCGTATGCGGACCTGCTCGGTGCGCAACCCGATTCGGCGGGACTGCGCACGCTGTTCACCACCTGGATCGCGCTGCCCCAGACCAGCCTGAGCAAGCTGCTGCCCAAGGTCCTGGACGGCTGCGTGCGCTATCTCTCCGAGCGGGACGCCCGAACCAATGGTGCGGGAAAGGAATTCATCGCCGAGGTGCGCACGGTGCTCGAGCTCGCCGAGGCGTACCCGGGCGATGCGGGCACCCTGGCGGCGCTGCTGCTCAACCGCATCACCCTCGAACCCGGTGAGGGCCTGTTCCTGGCCGCCGGAAACCTGCACGCGTACCTGCGCGGGGTCGGCGTGGAGATCATGGCCAACTCCGACAATGTGCTGCGCGGTGGTCTGACACCCAAGCACGTGGATGTTCCCGAACTGCTTCGAGTGCTGGACTTCGAACCCCTGGACCTGCCCATCATCGAGCCGGAAGCCTTGGGCGAGGGCATCTTCCAGTACCACACCCCCGCCCCCGAATTCGCGCTGAGCCGATTCGAGCTCCTCGCCGACGCCGACCCCATCGTCATCCCGCACACCGGGCCGGGCATCGCGCTGTGCACGCATGGCACCATCCGATTCTTCCAGGGCCGCGACGAACTACGGGTCGAATGCGGACACGCGGCCTGGATCTCCGCCGCCGACGGCGCGATTCGCGCCCAGGCGATCGACGGCCCCGCGCAGTTGTTCTGCGCCACGGTCGACGAAGACTGA
- a CDS encoding phosphomannomutase/phosphoglucomutase → MTEPRSAESVHAVIKAYDVRGVVGEQIDVAFVRDVGGSFARLMRSEGAKRVVIGHDMRDSSPELSSAFADGVLAQGLDVVHIGLASTDELYFASGHLECPGAMFTASHNPAKYNGIKLCRAKALPVGQDTGLATISDEVIAGVPEFDGPRGTATEQDLLSAYAEFLHRLVDLSSARPLRIAVDAGNGMGGFTVPAVLGTLAQFTIEPLFFELDGNFPNHEANPLDPKNLVDLQDYVRKTGSDIGLAFDGDADRCFVVDEKGDPVSPSAITGLVAERELAKEPGATIIHNLITSQAVPELVTELGGTPVRTRVGHSFIKQQMASTGAIFGGEHSAHYYFRDFWGADSGMLAALHVLAVLGEKDRPMSELASAYATYAASGEINSTVADAKERTVAVLEAFGKRAKSVDRMDGVTVQLADRAWFNLRASNTEPLLRLNVEARSQDEVDQLVTEILSIVRA, encoded by the coding sequence GGGCGGTTCGTTCGCACGACTCATGCGGAGTGAAGGCGCGAAGCGCGTGGTGATCGGCCACGATATGCGCGACTCCTCCCCCGAACTCTCTTCCGCCTTCGCCGACGGCGTACTGGCCCAGGGCCTCGATGTCGTGCATATCGGCCTGGCCTCCACTGACGAGCTGTACTTCGCCTCCGGTCATCTGGAGTGCCCGGGCGCGATGTTCACCGCCTCGCACAATCCGGCCAAGTACAACGGCATCAAGCTGTGCCGGGCCAAGGCGCTGCCGGTCGGACAGGACACCGGATTGGCCACCATCTCCGATGAGGTCATCGCGGGCGTGCCCGAATTCGACGGCCCGCGCGGTACCGCCACCGAACAGGATCTGCTCTCGGCCTACGCCGAATTCCTGCACCGGCTGGTCGATCTGAGTTCGGCGCGCCCGCTGCGCATCGCGGTGGACGCCGGTAATGGCATGGGCGGCTTCACCGTTCCGGCCGTACTGGGCACGCTGGCGCAGTTCACCATCGAGCCGCTGTTCTTCGAACTCGACGGCAATTTCCCGAATCATGAAGCCAATCCCCTGGATCCGAAGAATCTGGTGGATCTGCAGGACTACGTCCGCAAGACGGGCTCCGATATCGGCCTGGCCTTCGACGGCGATGCCGACCGCTGCTTCGTGGTGGACGAGAAGGGCGATCCGGTCTCCCCGTCCGCCATCACCGGACTGGTGGCCGAGCGCGAACTGGCCAAGGAACCGGGCGCGACCATCATCCACAATCTGATCACCTCGCAGGCGGTGCCGGAGCTGGTGACCGAGCTCGGCGGCACGCCGGTGCGCACCCGCGTCGGCCACTCGTTCATCAAGCAGCAGATGGCCTCGACCGGGGCGATCTTCGGTGGCGAGCACTCCGCGCACTACTACTTCCGCGATTTCTGGGGCGCCGACTCCGGCATGCTGGCGGCGCTGCATGTGCTGGCCGTACTGGGCGAGAAGGATCGGCCGATGTCCGAGCTCGCGTCCGCGTACGCGACATATGCGGCCTCCGGAGAGATCAACTCCACCGTGGCTGATGCGAAGGAGCGCACCGTGGCGGTGCTCGAGGCGTTCGGCAAACGCGCCAAGTCGGTGGATCGGATGGACGGCGTCACCGTGCAACTCGCCGACCGCGCCTGGTTCAATCTGCGGGCCTCGAATACCGAACCGCTGCTTCGACTCAACGTCGAAGCCCGATCGCAGGACGAAGTAGACCAACTCGTCACCGAGATCCTGAGCATCGTCCGCGCCTGA
- a CDS encoding cation diffusion facilitator family transporter, with amino-acid sequence MSAGGGKKAILAALSANAGIAVAKFIGAAITGSASMLAEAVHSVADTSNQGLLLLGQRRAEQDADELHPFGYGRNRYFYSFIVALVIFALGSVYAIYEGIHKIQHPEELSSPFVAIAILGIAILLEGFSFITAMRESKPLKGDASWWRFIRNSRNPELPVVLLEDSGALIGLVLAFAAISLTVITDEPVWDGIGTLSIGILLGAIAVILIIEMQSLLIGEGATPDEDRAIRENLVDDKTIDRVIHLRTQYLGPEEMLVAAKVSIVPGLEIADIATAIDAAEARIREAVPAARVIYLEPDLYRSQPVQG; translated from the coding sequence TTGTCTGCGGGTGGCGGTAAGAAGGCGATCCTGGCGGCGCTCAGCGCCAATGCCGGAATCGCGGTGGCGAAGTTCATCGGCGCGGCGATCACCGGATCGGCGTCGATGCTGGCCGAGGCCGTGCACTCGGTGGCCGACACCTCCAACCAGGGACTCCTGCTGCTCGGGCAGCGGCGGGCCGAACAGGACGCCGATGAGTTGCACCCGTTCGGGTACGGGCGCAATCGCTACTTCTACTCGTTCATCGTCGCGCTGGTGATCTTCGCCCTCGGCTCGGTGTACGCCATCTACGAGGGCATCCATAAGATCCAGCATCCCGAGGAGCTGTCCAGCCCGTTCGTGGCCATCGCCATCCTCGGCATCGCCATTCTGCTCGAGGGCTTCAGCTTCATCACCGCCATGCGGGAATCCAAGCCGCTCAAGGGCGACGCCAGTTGGTGGCGGTTCATCCGCAACTCGCGCAATCCGGAGCTGCCGGTGGTGCTGCTGGAGGACTCCGGCGCGCTCATCGGCCTGGTGCTGGCGTTCGCGGCCATCTCGCTGACGGTCATCACCGATGAACCGGTGTGGGACGGTATCGGCACGCTGTCGATCGGCATCCTGCTCGGCGCCATCGCGGTCATTCTGATCATCGAGATGCAGAGCCTGCTGATCGGCGAGGGCGCGACGCCCGACGAGGATCGCGCGATTCGCGAGAACCTGGTGGACGACAAGACCATCGACCGCGTCATCCACCTGCGCACCCAGTACCTGGGGCCGGAGGAGATGCTCGTGGCCGCCAAGGTCTCCATCGTCCCCGGCCTGGAGATCGCCGATATCGCCACCGCCATCGACGCCGCCGAGGCCCGGATTCGCGAGGCCGTCCCGGCCGCCCGGGTGATCTACCTCGAGCCGGACCTCTACCGCTCCCAGCCGGTCCAGGGCTGA
- a CDS encoding tobH protein, whose protein sequence is MIAGTPVLDLDDVASLEAADAGGTLRSAASGGALVRATAAALAEDALTRLRELRPRSLVLVSGSGRAARAAALLVAALGDRTSMPLVAAASIPPWVGPLDVVLVAGDDAGDPRLAEAVDFAVRRGAEVVVAAPDEGPLRAAAAGRATMLPPRVRVLDHNRLLRYLAVGMAVLAAVDPNRTGPMLPDLNALADLLDAEALRDGPQHEAFHNPAKTLATRMQQRKRMVLAGDSPAAAILATHGSEVLLAAAGQITSAVTLAEAVAAHGSLVQAAGVAAPGFDPLFHDEELDGPAPVEQVRLFVLSSDADQSAARRRLAVFGSDAGLVDAELVNVDAETAAADPELGAAPGPPASRGELEQLAVLALRLEMAAAYLRLLGARPASTTGSYDGGHY, encoded by the coding sequence ATGATCGCTGGGACACCCGTACTCGACCTCGATGACGTCGCCTCGCTGGAGGCGGCGGACGCCGGAGGGACATTGCGCTCGGCCGCCTCCGGTGGCGCACTGGTTCGCGCGACCGCCGCGGCACTCGCCGAGGACGCGCTCACCCGACTGCGAGAGCTACGCCCGCGCAGTCTCGTACTGGTCTCCGGAAGTGGGCGGGCCGCACGCGCCGCCGCGCTACTCGTGGCCGCGCTGGGCGATCGCACCAGCATGCCGCTGGTGGCCGCCGCCTCGATTCCACCGTGGGTGGGTCCGCTGGATGTGGTGCTGGTCGCCGGCGATGACGCGGGCGATCCGCGGCTGGCCGAGGCCGTCGACTTCGCGGTGCGCCGCGGTGCCGAGGTCGTGGTCGCCGCCCCCGACGAGGGGCCGCTACGCGCCGCCGCCGCCGGAAGAGCCACCATGCTGCCGCCGAGAGTCCGGGTCCTGGACCACAATCGGCTACTGCGCTACCTGGCCGTCGGCATGGCGGTACTGGCCGCGGTCGACCCCAATCGCACCGGGCCGATGCTGCCCGATCTGAACGCGCTCGCCGATCTGCTCGATGCCGAGGCGCTACGCGACGGACCGCAACATGAGGCGTTCCACAATCCGGCCAAGACCCTGGCGACGCGGATGCAGCAGCGCAAGCGCATGGTGCTCGCGGGTGATTCGCCTGCCGCCGCGATTCTGGCCACGCACGGTTCGGAGGTGCTGCTGGCCGCGGCCGGGCAGATCACCTCGGCCGTCACACTGGCCGAAGCCGTTGCGGCGCACGGCAGTCTGGTACAGGCCGCCGGGGTGGCCGCACCGGGCTTCGATCCACTCTTCCACGACGAGGAGCTGGACGGTCCGGCCCCGGTGGAACAGGTACGACTCTTCGTCCTCAGCTCCGATGCCGATCAGTCCGCGGCGCGGCGACGGCTCGCGGTCTTCGGCTCCGATGCCGGACTGGTCGATGCCGAACTGGTGAACGTGGATGCCGAGACCGCCGCGGCCGATCCCGAACTCGGTGCCGCGCCCGGCCCGCCCGCGAGCCGTGGGGAACTGGAACAGCTTGCGGTACTTGCGCTTCGGCTGGAGATGGCGGCAGCCTATCTACGACTACTCGGTGCCCGCCCGGCCTCGACCACGGGTAGCTACGACGGGGGACACTACTAG